One window from the genome of Mumia sp. ZJ1417 encodes:
- a CDS encoding (Fe-S)-binding protein, which produces MQVVAIIVSLAITAVAVALAAKAVTQMVRVVRMGGPTPGTRTDDKGARWKNMLVETIGHTRMLQWHWIGIMHWFVFAGFILLSSMVAAAYFQVFDAHAVLPIIGHWVVYQWVADLFSWLTLIGILYLIFVRQRNKPNALGRKSRFFGSTFWQAYFVEAVILAVVVCGFLLRGLEYALFSHDAPSDATFVQFPGTFWLGEIFSGMSASALETTIYAVAMVKIVISMTWLITISLNITMGVAWHRFTAWFNIWFKRESSGRTALGALQPIYIKGEPLDLEKMEDLEEEDFNKLGVGAVEDFSWKGILDFTTCTECGRCQSQCPAWNTDKPLSPKLLMMGLREHAYAKSPYVLAGEDGREGLPEEVVKEGERPLIGDESMYGVIDPDVLWSCTNCGACVQQCPVDIEHVDHIVDMRRYQVLVESNFPTELNNIFKGLERKGNPWGMSPKNRMDWAKDLDFEVKQVGVDVEDLDEVDWLFWVGCAGAYEDRAKKTTQAVAELLDTAGVTFAVLGDGETCTGDPARRAGNEIVFAQLAMQNAEVFKETKVKKVVSTCAHCFNTLKNEYAEFGVELEVVHHTQLLNRLVREGRLTPVAPTAGAVGGKTITYHDPCFLGRHNQVYEAPRELLSVIPNAEFKEMPRNSERSFCCGAGGARMWMEETLGERINLNRTQEAIDTGADQIAVGCPFCRVMLADGLTAKQADGDAREEVEVLDVAQLLLAGVKRGSDAAAATEPGPDATAADAGMAATATAVLERPEGRGEELDAPQAGTAAENAAIAEESNVHVDDEGHGHPKA; this is translated from the coding sequence TCATGCACTGGTTCGTGTTCGCGGGCTTCATCCTGCTGAGCTCGATGGTCGCCGCGGCCTACTTCCAGGTCTTCGACGCCCACGCCGTGCTTCCGATCATCGGGCACTGGGTCGTCTACCAGTGGGTCGCCGACCTGTTCTCCTGGCTGACGCTGATCGGCATCCTCTATCTGATCTTCGTCCGGCAGCGCAACAAGCCCAACGCGCTCGGACGCAAGTCGCGCTTCTTCGGCTCGACGTTCTGGCAGGCGTACTTCGTCGAGGCCGTGATCCTTGCCGTGGTGGTCTGCGGCTTCCTGCTGCGCGGCCTCGAGTACGCGCTGTTCTCGCACGACGCCCCCTCCGACGCGACGTTCGTGCAATTCCCCGGCACGTTCTGGCTCGGCGAGATCTTCTCCGGCATGTCGGCCAGCGCCCTCGAGACGACCATCTACGCCGTCGCGATGGTCAAGATCGTCATCTCGATGACCTGGCTCATCACGATCTCGCTCAACATCACGATGGGCGTCGCCTGGCACCGTTTCACCGCGTGGTTCAACATCTGGTTCAAGCGCGAGTCCTCGGGCCGTACGGCACTGGGCGCGCTGCAGCCGATCTACATCAAGGGCGAGCCGCTCGACCTCGAGAAGATGGAGGACCTCGAGGAGGAGGACTTCAACAAGCTCGGCGTCGGCGCGGTCGAGGACTTCTCCTGGAAGGGCATCCTCGACTTCACGACGTGCACCGAGTGTGGCCGCTGCCAGAGCCAGTGCCCCGCCTGGAACACCGACAAGCCGCTGTCGCCCAAGCTGCTCATGATGGGCCTGCGCGAGCACGCGTACGCGAAGTCCCCGTACGTCCTCGCCGGCGAGGACGGCCGCGAGGGTCTGCCCGAAGAGGTCGTCAAGGAGGGCGAGCGCCCACTGATCGGCGACGAGTCGATGTACGGCGTGATCGACCCCGACGTCCTGTGGTCGTGCACCAACTGCGGCGCGTGCGTCCAGCAGTGCCCGGTCGACATCGAGCACGTCGACCACATCGTCGACATGCGCCGCTACCAGGTGCTCGTCGAGTCCAACTTCCCCACCGAGCTCAACAACATCTTCAAGGGCCTCGAGCGCAAGGGGAACCCTTGGGGCATGTCGCCCAAGAACCGCATGGACTGGGCGAAGGACCTCGACTTCGAGGTCAAGCAGGTCGGTGTCGACGTCGAGGACCTCGACGAGGTCGACTGGCTGTTCTGGGTCGGCTGCGCCGGCGCGTACGAGGACCGCGCCAAGAAGACGACGCAAGCGGTCGCCGAGCTGCTCGACACCGCGGGCGTGACCTTCGCGGTGCTCGGCGACGGCGAGACCTGCACCGGTGACCCGGCGCGCCGGGCGGGCAACGAGATCGTCTTCGCCCAGCTCGCCATGCAGAACGCCGAGGTCTTCAAGGAGACCAAGGTCAAGAAGGTCGTCTCGACCTGTGCGCACTGCTTCAACACGCTCAAGAACGAGTACGCCGAGTTCGGCGTCGAGCTCGAGGTCGTCCACCACACGCAGCTGCTCAACCGCCTCGTGCGCGAGGGCAGGCTGACTCCGGTGGCGCCGACCGCGGGCGCCGTGGGCGGCAAGACGATCACCTACCACGACCCGTGCTTCCTCGGCCGCCACAACCAGGTGTACGAGGCGCCGCGCGAGCTGCTCAGCGTCATCCCGAACGCCGAGTTCAAGGAGATGCCGCGCAACTCCGAGCGCTCGTTCTGCTGCGGTGCCGGCGGCGCCCGGATGTGGATGGAGGAGACGCTCGGCGAGCGCATCAACCTCAACCGCACCCAGGAGGCCATCGACACTGGGGCCGACCAGATCGCGGTCGGTTGCCCATTCTGCCGGGTGATGCTCGCCGACGGCCTGACGGCCAAGCAGGCCGACGGTGACGCCCGCGAGGAGGTCGAGGTCCTCGACGTCGCGCAACTGTTGCTCGCCGGCGTCAAGCGCGGCTCGGATGCCGCAGCGGCGACCGAGCCAGGCCCGGACGCGACTGCCGCCGATGCCGGGATGGCCGCGACCGCGACCGCGGTGCTGGAGCGCCCCGAGGGGCGGGGTGAGGAGCTCGACGCGCCCCAGGCCGGCACGGCTGCCGAGAACGCGGCGATCGCCGAGGAGTCCAACGTCCACGTCGACGACGAGGGCCACGGTCACCCGAAGGCCTGA
- a CDS encoding ABC transporter permease, whose product MSTAATTAVAVATEDTVARQGFPQVLNAEWIKLRSVRSTWWTIAALVGLGAGLTIVMCWGNADWLASADADESPGAFITWGMMIAQITAIVLGVLAVTSEYGTGMIRATFAAVPRRGRVLAAKSLLVAGLLFVVGTATALIGYFGGNYFLDREGIGMALEGDVLRSMYGSGLYMAGLGLLAVAVGTLLRHTAAAITITIAVCFVVSNMVALIPGDFGLFLERVMPGNAGAVIATPVSFNPNLLDPWPSFAIFAGQIAVLMTLAAVSLRRRDA is encoded by the coding sequence ATGAGCACGGCAGCGACCACGGCCGTGGCGGTGGCCACGGAGGACACAGTGGCCCGTCAGGGCTTCCCCCAGGTGCTGAACGCCGAGTGGATCAAGCTGCGCTCGGTCCGCTCGACGTGGTGGACGATCGCCGCGCTGGTCGGTCTCGGCGCAGGACTCACGATCGTGATGTGCTGGGGCAACGCCGACTGGCTCGCCAGCGCGGACGCCGACGAGTCGCCCGGTGCCTTCATCACCTGGGGCATGATGATCGCGCAGATCACGGCCATCGTGCTCGGGGTGCTCGCGGTGACGAGCGAGTACGGCACGGGGATGATCCGGGCGACGTTCGCCGCGGTCCCGCGACGGGGGCGCGTCCTGGCCGCGAAGTCGCTGCTGGTCGCGGGTCTTCTGTTCGTGGTGGGCACGGCGACGGCTCTGATCGGCTACTTCGGGGGCAACTACTTCCTCGACCGTGAGGGCATCGGCATGGCGCTCGAGGGTGACGTGCTGCGGTCGATGTACGGCAGCGGTCTCTACATGGCCGGCCTCGGCCTGCTTGCGGTCGCCGTCGGGACGCTGCTGCGGCACACGGCGGCGGCGATCACGATCACCATCGCCGTCTGTTTCGTGGTGAGCAACATGGTCGCGCTGATCCCTGGCGACTTCGGCCTGTTCCTCGAGCGTGTCATGCCGGGCAACGCCGGAGCGGTGATCGCGACGCCGGTGTCGTTCAACCCGAACCTGCTGGACCCGTGGCCGAGCTTCGCGATCTTCGCCGGTCAGATCGCGGTGCTGATGACGCTGGCCGCGGTCTCGCTGCGCCGACGCGACGCCTGA